The window TTTTTCTTTGATGTGGGAAAACTGGTGCCATTCACACTTCAGAGCCCCTGTGGGATCAGGCTGGGATTAGGGTTCAGGTGAAACCACTTCCCTGAATAAGCTGCTCCTGCTGCCCTAGCCACCCTCCTCAATGTTCCGTGAATGTTTATGTGCATTTGATATAAACGTGTTTTTCAGTTGGTGAGTGAAACTTAGTAAATACACacctatatttttttatttatataggtCTAGTTTCCTTGTCATTTATAAAATCAACATATCCATTGGATcacattcaaatttttatttaattaataactTCCATTACACACTAAGTTGATCttacagaaaatacaaaggaaaatatttggaaactgatCTGAAAGTTCAGAACATATTAACTGGAACAGAAATATAAACTAGTCCCAAAGGAAACGACCATGACAATACTAAATGttggaaatgtaattttttctaataaatataattaattgtgTTCATAATTCATGAACTCTTCCATATTTTTCTGCTACACCTTGTGTAACAAGGACAACATTTCCTAGGTACAGCTATGAGCACACAAGAATTTTCTATGAATGTTTCTGCAGTCAGAGGTTCATTTTCCTTGCCCAGGACTCATCGGAGGAATTGCTGTGCCTGCATTAATCATAGGACAGATTCTCAGGACGCCCTGATCGTCCTTCATTGGATTTGCAGGAGCAAAAAATGGACGCAGAGGCTCTGCAGCAGAAATTTTACTGAACGTAAAAATATGAGATCCATCACTAACATGATAAAAGGAAATGATCCCAATATCCATATCCAGGAAAATCCCTACTCGATGTAACCTAGGGCTCACCAAAAGAGTAGTCAAAGGCACAGTGCTGGCTGAGAAGACATCTCCATTTCTTGAACCCACAGTCCAGAAACCATGATCTGAAGACAGTACAAATGCCTCTCGTCTATTAACAGAGTCTCTGCAAATCCCCACATCCCATTCTTTGCTCGTCCCCACATCCACCTCCCAGTAATGGCGGCCAGATGTGAACCGAGGGGAGCCCAGGACACAAATTGCATAGATGAATCTCTCAGCACGCGTCCTCCAACAGTGTTTGAAATACCCACAGCGGACACTCCGTAAATCCTCAGAAATGATGAGGTGCTTGTTGGCTGTGTTGACATCCAAAGTCATATCCACTAAGGACAGAAACATAAGCAAATTAGCAAGTACTTACACTACACAACACCCTTCACATCCACTGGAAAGGTCCAAATATCTCATTCAGTTTCCCTCCTTTAACTCTACACTTTTTCCCCTAATCAGAGTTTTCCTGGGAAAACTTCCCTGGTCCTTTGATTACATCAAATTTTATATGTAAGATGGATGATTATAACTGGAACTACTCCTTCCTATTCACCCTATGTATTCTCATTACACTACTTTACATTActtgattatttgattaaaaatttttctttgtatgtatgtatgtattccTGTAGTacataaaatacttgaaaaaagagACAATGTTATTTTGTCTCAAATTAGACAAAGTAACAGATTTTGTCAAAATATATGGAGCCTCAGAAATCAACCCTCCAGGCCAAAGACCACCTGCTTTACTTGGCTTCATCATAACACGGCTCTCTGGGAGATGGCTCAGACTTTCTGACTATCAGAGAGGAATAGTCAAGATTTGTCGGGATTCTGG of the Equus quagga isolate Etosha38 chromosome 13, UCLA_HA_Equagga_1.0, whole genome shotgun sequence genome contains:
- the LOC124249361 gene encoding ret finger protein-like 4A gives rise to the protein MGEHFKEASRCCGCMTYLETPMYLKCGYVCCLQCINSLRKEPNGEGLLCPFCSLVSQKKDIRPNSQLGVLVSKIKELEPQLRSALQMNPRMWKFQVDMTLDVNTANKHLIISEDLRSVRCGYFKHCWRTRAERFIYAICVLGSPRFTSGRHYWEVDVGTSKEWDVGICRDSVNRREAFVLSSDHGFWTVGSRNGDVFSASTVPLTTLLVSPRLHRVGIFLDMDIGIISFYHVSDGSHIFTFSKISAAEPLRPFFAPANPMKDDQGVLRICPMINAGTAIPPMSPGQGK